In Deinococcus aquiradiocola, the sequence CGAGGCGTCCCGCATCACGCTGCTGGACGTGTACCGCGCCGTGAACGGCGACGGCAGCGTTTTCCGGCTGCACGAGCACCCGCACCCGTCCTGCCCGGTCGGGGCGAACATCCAGGCGACGCTGGAGGTCCGCTTCGCGCGCGCCCAGGCCGCCATGGAAGCGGAACTCGCGCGGACCACGCTGGCGGACGTGACGGCCGACCTGCTCCAACGCATCGGCTGACTGTCAGCACAAAAATTTTTACCGTGCATGTAAGTGCCGCGCTTACATGAAAGCCTCTCGCGTGTCCAGCACGCCGCCCCACAGGAGCCACCATGACCCAGTCCACCAGCACCACCCCCACCATCGGCGTCACCGCCGCCACCGGCCAGCTCGGCCAGCTCGTCGTCGCGGCCCTCCTGCGGCGCGGCGTGCCCGCCGACCACATCGTCGCCATCGTCCGCACCCCCTCCAAGGCCGCCGACCTCGCCGCGCAGGGCGTCACCGTCCGCCAGGCCGACTACCACCAGCCCCAGTCCCTCCAGACCGCGCTGCAGGGCGTGCAGAACCTCCTGCTCATCAGCAGCAACGACTTCCAGGACCGCCCCGGCCAGCACCGCAACGTCATCGAGGCGGCCCGCGAGGCAGGCGTGCAGCGCGTCGCGTACACCAGCATCCTGAACGCCGACACCAGCACCATGCTCCTCGCCGCCGACCACCAGGCCACCGAACAGGCCCTCAGGGCCTCCGGCGTCACGTACACCCTGCTCCGCAACGGCTGGTACAGCGAGAACTACACCGGCAGCGCCGCCCAGACCGTCCAGAACGGCGTCCTGCTCGGCAGCGCGGGCGAAGGTGCCCTCAACCCCGCCGCCCGCGAGGACTACGCCGACGCGGCCGCCGTCGTCCTCTCCGCCCCCGGGCACGACAACGCCACCTACGAACTCGCCGGGGACACCGCCCTCACCCTCCCGCAGATCGCCGCCGAGTACGCCGCCCGGAGCGGCAGAAGCGTCGAGTACCGCGACCTTCCCGAACAGGCGTACGCCGACACCCTCAAGAGCTACGGCCTGCCCGAGGCGCTCGCCGCGGTCTTCGCGAACTCCGACAGCGGCATCGCGCGCGGCGAGCTCGGCACCGACCGCCGCGACCTCAGCACCCTGATCGGCCGCCCCACCACGCCTTTCGGCGACACCGCCGCCACTGCCCTGCAGGGCTGACCCCTCCCGCCACCCCACCCAGGGCCGGACGCCGCACCACGGGCGTCCGGCCCTCCGCCATGCCGGGACCCTGCCCTAAAGAATCCTTCAGCGAGCCCTAAAGGCTGCTGCAAGGGAACGGCACGGGCCGCTATACGCCAGCGGCATACCCTGACCGGCAGAGGTGCACCATGGCAGACACAGCAGCAGCGAACACCGTCGCCCTCCGAGCCGCCGCCGAACTCGCCGAGTACGTCGAGACGGTCGGCGTGAACAAGGCCAGCCTTCCCGCCCGCAGCGCCGTGGTGCTCGGCGTGCTGGCCGGGATCTTCATCGGGCTGGGCAGCATGGTGTACACCATGGTCACGTCCGACCCCACCCTCGGCTTTGCGGCGCGGCAGCTGCTCGGCGGCCTGAGCTTCTGCGTGGGCCTGGTGCTGGTCGTCGTGGCGGGCGCCGAACTCCTGACCGGCAACATCCTCATGACGCTCGCCTGGGCCAGCGGCAAACTCCGCTTCTCCGATCTCGCGCGCGACTGGAGCCGCGTCGCGCTCGCGAACCTCGTGGGTGCCGTCCTGCTGGCCGTGATCGTGCTGTACTCCGGCACGCTCGGCCTCAACAGGGGCCTCGTCGCCACGCACGCCCTGGAGATCGCCGCCAAGAAGGACAGCCTGCCGTACCTCACGGCGTTCTTCAGTGCCGTGCTGTGCAACCTGCTCGTGTGCCTCGCCGTGTGGCTCGCGTACGCCGGGCGGACCGTGACCGACAAGATCCTCGCCGTCCTCTTCCCGATCACGGTGTTCGTCGCCTGCGGCTTCGAGCACTGCGTGGCCGACATGTACTTCCTGCCGCTCGGCCTGATGCTCAAGGCGTCCGGCGTGACGGGTGCTGGCATGGCCGCCGTCACGCCCGGCGCGAGCCTCCTGCACCTGCTCGTCGTGATCGCCGGGAACATCGTGGGCGGCGGCCTGCTCGTCGGCCTGATGTACCACTGGGCGTACCGCGCCAGGCCCGCCACCGCCTGAACGGCCATCAGCGCGACCCCGCCCACCTGCGGCACGGGCGCGGGTAGCATGAGCCCATGAGCCGCCTCATCCTCGTGCGCCACGGGCAGACGCCCGCCAACGCTGCCCGCGCCTTCCGTGGCCCGAACGGCGACACCGAACCCCTCGACGAACGCGGCCACGCGCAGGCGCAGGCCCTCGCACGCCATCTCGGGCCGCACCTCGCGCCGCTCGCCGCGCAGGGCCGCGTGCGCGTGTACGCCAGTCCCTTCACGCGCGCCCAGCAGACCGCAGGCCCGCTCGCCAGTGCGATCGGCCAGCCGCTCGGGACGCTGCCAGGCGTGCACGAGGTCCACACCGGGCACTGGCAGGGCCAGCCGTACAGCCGCATGGACACGCACGCGCACGAACTCGTGGCCGGGGACGGGCACTTCGGCTTTCCCGGCGGCGAGAGCCTGCACGCCGTCGCACAGCGCATGACGGCCGCCCTGGACGGCGTGCGGCCACGGGCGGGGGAGACGCTGGTCGTCGTGTCGCACGGCGCGGCCATCACCGCGTACCTCGCCGCGCTGCACGGCACGGACCCCGGCACCGCCTGGCGGCGCGACACGTACCGGCACCTGAACACCGCGTACAGCGAACTCGACTGGCCGCAGGACGGCCCCGCCACCCTCGCGCGCCTCGCGGTGCTCGATCACCTCGGCGCGCCCGCCTGACCCGCACCGTCAGGGCGGCGGGGGCACGAGGAGGAATGCGCCCGTGCCCCCGCCGCGTGCCGGGAAGAGTCGTGTCCTCCGGTCAGGCGGGCGTGTCGGCCACGCGCCGCAGCTGCGCGGGCGCGTCCTCGCTCACCACGCCGCCGTGGTACGTCAGGATCGTCCGGGCAGGCAGCTGCGCGAGCTTCTGCACGCTCCGCGTCGCCTCCGGCATGTCCGGCGTGACGCGCGCGACCGGGCCGTTCAGCTGGCCGCCCGCGCTCGTCAGGGCGTCGCCCGTGATCAGGACGCCGTCCTGCACCACCAGCAGACTCAGGTGACCCAGCGTGTGCCCCGGCGTGAGCACCACGCGCACGCCGCCCGCCACGTCCAGCACCTCGCCGTCCTGCAGGACGCGGTCCACCTGCGCCCTGGGCGGGTTCGCGAACCGGGCCCGCATCTCGGGCGGCATCTTCGCGATCACCTCCGGTCCCGGCGATTTCTGCCCGGGGCGTTCACCCTGCACGAACGGCACCTCGCCCGCACTCGTGAGAACCTGCGCGCCGCTCGCCGCGACCACGCCCGGCAGCGACCCGATGTGGTCGAGGTCGTGATGCGTCACGATCACGCGCCGCACGTCCGTCCACGACAGACCCAGTTCCGCCAGGGAGCGCGCGATGTCGTCCTCCATGCCGGGAATGCCGGTGTCCACGAGCGTCGCCCCGTGCGTGTCGTCGAGGATCACGGCCGGGTAGATGACGGTCGGGCCGCCCATCAGGGTCGTCTCGATGGGCAGCGCGTACACGTGCTCGCCCAGCCGGACGGGCGCCGTCACCGTTCCCCGGCCACGTACAGCACCGCGCCGAACAGCGCCACGTTCTTCAGCACCTGAATGAGTTCCGTGCGCTTCTCCTGCCCTTCCTTCTCCCAGAAGCGGTGCCCGAGCAGCGTGACCGGCACGAGCGTCGCAGCGAGCGCGTACGCGGGCCACTTCCCGAACGCGCCCGCCGCGAACAGGGCGCCCGCGCCGACCATCACGGCACCGTTCGCGCGTGCGCCCTGCGTGGCGAGCCCTTCGGGCAGCACACCTTTCGCGGCCTGCGCGTGCGCTTCCGGCGCCATCAAGGCCCCCACGCCGCCCATCATGAAGATGCCGGATACGAGGCCACGGCTGAGCGCCTTCTGGGCGCGCGGTTCAGTTCGTCCAAACGTCATGCCCGATGGTATGGCCCAGCACGCCACCGCACCTGAGAACAGCCTCAAGGTTCCACCAGAGACGCCCCGGCCCGCCCGGCCCCGGCCCTCATGCACGCCCGCTAGCGTGAGGCATGCGTTTCCGTCTGCCCGCCCTGCTGCTCACGTCCCTGCTGGCGACCGCGTCCCTCGCGTCCGCCCAGAGCGCTGCGCCCACCACGCCCGCCGGTCAGGCCACCGTGGGCGGTGAGACCCTCATCCCGCTCGACTCGCGCCCCGCCACCAGCACCCTCCCCGCGCAGATGGCGGGCCTGCTCGGCGGGACGGTCCACGTCGTCCCCGCCGCGCTCCTCGGGAACGCCACGCGCGGCGCGGACCCCGCCGCCCTCACCGCGTGGCTCGCCGCGCAACCCAAGGACGGTCCGCTCATCGTGTCGCTCGACGCGCTCGCGTACGGCGGCCTCGTGCAGTCCCGCAGCAGCCGCGACACCGTGGACACCGTCATGGCACGCCTGCAGGCCGTCCGCGACTGGCAGCGCGCCAGCGGGCAGCCCGTGTACGCCTTCATCGTCCTGCCGCGCGAACCGGACGCCGTGGACCGCGCCCGCAACCTCGAAGTGGCGCGCCGCATGATCGCCTGGGCGGGCGAAGGCGTGTTCCGCGAACTGCACGTCACCTGGGACGACGCGCTGCCCGGCAGCCCCTCGCCCGCCGAAGGTGCCGAACTCGCCCGGACCGCGCCCGCCAACGTCAGCGTGTACCCCGGCGCGGACGAGGTGCTCGGCACGCTCGTCGCCCGCGCCCTCGCGCCCAGGCCCGCCACGCTCGCCGTGGAGTACTCCGACCCCGCCAGGGCCGACACCGTCATCCGCTACGAGGGCATCGCCCTCTCCCGCAGCGTCACCCTGCACGCCGCCGCCGCCGGATGGCAGGCCGTGACCACCACCCCGGAAGCGATCCGGACGCCGTTCGGCGGGCAGGGCACGCGCCCCGCCACGCCCGGCGACCTGACCCTGTACGTCTTCAACGGCGGGAACGCCCGCGCGGCCGCGCTACGCGTCTCGCAGCTGCTGCGGGAGCGCGGCGCGGTCGCCGTCGCGGACGTCGAGCAGGTCAACTCCGGCAACGTGCGCGCCTGGGCGGACCTGTACACCCTGCGCCGCCCGCAGGACCTCGCGTCGCTGGCCGCGTGGGGCACGCCCGGCAACAACCTCGGCACGGTCCTCGCGCACGCCAAGCTCGCGCTCGCGGGCGCCCCGGCAGACGCGCAGGACGCGCTGCTCGCCCGCGAGTACGCGAACGACATCGTGTACGGCTCGCACCTCCGCGCCCAGCTGCGCGCCCTGATTCCCGACGCCAGACTGCCCGGCAGCGACGCCAGCACCGTCCTGAACACCCTGGCCCGCCCGTACTTCCCGCTGCAGTTCCGCGCCCGCTACGACCTGCAGGACGTGACGCTCCCCTGGAACCGCAGCTTCGAGGCGGACCTCAAGGTGACCCCGGCGCCGCCCGCCCCCTGAACCGGCACCGCATTCCCCATTGGAGGGCAGGCAGGGGAGACGTCTACACCGTGCCCGCGTTCTCGCGGCGGGCGGGCAGGCTGAGCAGCAGGGCCGCGCCCAGCACCAGCACCGCGCCCCCCACCGCCAGCAGCGACAGCCGCTCCGAGAACACCAGGGCCGCCAGCAGGGCCGCCACCACCGGCTCCACGCTCGCGAGCACACTGGCGCGCGTGGCGGGCAGGCCGCGCAATCCCAGGCCGTACGCCATGTACGCCAGGTACGTGCTGAGCACCGCGATGCCCGCCAGCAGCAGCCAGCTGCCCGCGTCCTTGTGCACGAACGACGTGACGGGCAGCAGGCCCAGCGCGCCCACCGGGAGCGCCACGGCGTACAGCGCGACCGGCTCGAACCGCTGGAAGTACAGCTTCCCGAACAGGTA encodes:
- a CDS encoding Rrf2 family transcriptional regulator, whose protein sequence is MNSQYAVAVHVLSLINTFPDHMSSADIAGSVGTNPVVIRNVTGQLRRAGLLQTRQGVTGARLTREASRITLLDVYRAVNGDGSVFRLHEHPHPSCPVGANIQATLEVRFARAQAAMEAELARTTLADVTADLLQRIG
- a CDS encoding SDR family oxidoreductase, which codes for MTQSTSTTPTIGVTAATGQLGQLVVAALLRRGVPADHIVAIVRTPSKAADLAAQGVTVRQADYHQPQSLQTALQGVQNLLLISSNDFQDRPGQHRNVIEAAREAGVQRVAYTSILNADTSTMLLAADHQATEQALRASGVTYTLLRNGWYSENYTGSAAQTVQNGVLLGSAGEGALNPAAREDYADAAAVVLSAPGHDNATYELAGDTALTLPQIAAEYAARSGRSVEYRDLPEQAYADTLKSYGLPEALAAVFANSDSGIARGELGTDRRDLSTLIGRPTTPFGDTAATALQG
- a CDS encoding formate/nitrite transporter family protein, producing the protein MADTAAANTVALRAAAELAEYVETVGVNKASLPARSAVVLGVLAGIFIGLGSMVYTMVTSDPTLGFAARQLLGGLSFCVGLVLVVVAGAELLTGNILMTLAWASGKLRFSDLARDWSRVALANLVGAVLLAVIVLYSGTLGLNRGLVATHALEIAAKKDSLPYLTAFFSAVLCNLLVCLAVWLAYAGRTVTDKILAVLFPITVFVACGFEHCVADMYFLPLGLMLKASGVTGAGMAAVTPGASLLHLLVVIAGNIVGGGLLVGLMYHWAYRARPATA
- a CDS encoding histidine phosphatase family protein, which translates into the protein MSRLILVRHGQTPANAARAFRGPNGDTEPLDERGHAQAQALARHLGPHLAPLAAQGRVRVYASPFTRAQQTAGPLASAIGQPLGTLPGVHEVHTGHWQGQPYSRMDTHAHELVAGDGHFGFPGGESLHAVAQRMTAALDGVRPRAGETLVVVSHGAAITAYLAALHGTDPGTAWRRDTYRHLNTAYSELDWPQDGPATLARLAVLDHLGAPA
- a CDS encoding MBL fold metallo-hydrolase, translating into MTAPVRLGEHVYALPIETTLMGGPTVIYPAVILDDTHGATLVDTGIPGMEDDIARSLAELGLSWTDVRRVIVTHHDLDHIGSLPGVVAASGAQVLTSAGEVPFVQGERPGQKSPGPEVIAKMPPEMRARFANPPRAQVDRVLQDGEVLDVAGGVRVVLTPGHTLGHLSLLVVQDGVLITGDALTSAGGQLNGPVARVTPDMPEATRSVQKLAQLPARTILTYHGGVVSEDAPAQLRRVADTPA
- a CDS encoding DoxX family membrane protein, translated to MTFGRTEPRAQKALSRGLVSGIFMMGGVGALMAPEAHAQAAKGVLPEGLATQGARANGAVMVGAGALFAAGAFGKWPAYALAATLVPVTLLGHRFWEKEGQEKRTELIQVLKNVALFGAVLYVAGER
- a CDS encoding DUF4127 family protein, whose translation is MRFRLPALLLTSLLATASLASAQSAAPTTPAGQATVGGETLIPLDSRPATSTLPAQMAGLLGGTVHVVPAALLGNATRGADPAALTAWLAAQPKDGPLIVSLDALAYGGLVQSRSSRDTVDTVMARLQAVRDWQRASGQPVYAFIVLPREPDAVDRARNLEVARRMIAWAGEGVFRELHVTWDDALPGSPSPAEGAELARTAPANVSVYPGADEVLGTLVARALAPRPATLAVEYSDPARADTVIRYEGIALSRSVTLHAAAAGWQAVTTTPEAIRTPFGGQGTRPATPGDLTLYVFNGGNARAAALRVSQLLRERGAVAVADVEQVNSGNVRAWADLYTLRRPQDLASLAAWGTPGNNLGTVLAHAKLALAGAPADAQDALLAREYANDIVYGSHLRAQLRALIPDARLPGSDASTVLNTLARPYFPLQFRARYDLQDVTLPWNRSFEADLKVTPAPPAP